The nucleotide sequence CTGCAGGGGTGCTACAGGGAACATCTACTATTGCAAGATGGAAACTTTGTAGGGGGAAAAAAGATCACAGCTTTTCTTCAGCTCTGCAGCTGTCATCTAGTGAGACGAAGAGAGTGGTTGACGATTTTGTTACATCATACAAGTCTGTTTTTATCGATTTCTCTTTTCAACCAGACACTTTCAACCACCCTGTTGCAGGGATTGAAGCAATTCGGTGGAGTACATACTGTGGACTGAGCATGTTTCACAAAGGTGAAAGGGATGGATCAAAAGGGCTTTTCTCGCCATCGTCTCACTATAACAACCAGAATTTGTGCGCCACTTTGAATATTCTCCGCTTTTACGATATCCTCAGCAAATCTTTGCTGCTAGAGCGATATCCCCAGCCTGGGTTGTACGTCTTCCGCCTTTTTGTTGACGGATTACCTGTTGAGATATGCGTTGACGATTTAGTGCCATGCGTTTATGTAAATGGGAGGTGCATCGTTGTCGGATTGAGTTCTTGCTGTAGTCCGTTTTATGCCGCCATTCTCGAGAAGGCCGTTGCAAAAGCAATCGGTGGTTATCGGTACCTCCAAGAATTATTGTTATGCGACTACATCGAGCTTCTTACAGGTTGCACATGTTTCGAAGTGAATTTATTGAGGCGATCACCGATTTCTACCACTTTTGACACGCTACGAAGCTTGAACGAGGATGGCCACAAGTTGGTCGCGTATGCTATCCCACGTACCTTGATTGAGGAGCGGATTCTAGAGGATAGCGGCATGTGTTGCAGAATTCCATTCACTATTTTAAAAACTGATATCTGCCAAAAACATGATGCTCACTATGTTTTTTTGGTTCAGCTGGCTGCCCCGTTGACTGGAAGGCTCCTCAAGTACGCATTCGAGTATGGAATATACAAAACGGAGGAGGTGAACGGGAATTGTGTTTTCTGGCTGACCTTTGAGAACTTTGCTGCTGTGTTTGAGCGagtgtttcttcttctgtgGCCTTTCGACGACGCTGTATTAAATCATAAAACGACTGTGGAGTTCCAAGCGGCGAGCGAATTTCTGTCTGTATCTTCTCAATTTGCCAAGAACTCCAGCTTTTTGATTCAAAACGAAGGAGGCAGCTCAACTCCGGTTATGGTGTCGTTAGTCGCTTCTTCCGCACCTCACACTCAAATTGGAGCACAATGTCTTTTTTACAAGGGTGTTGGCGCTGGGAATGAAGCTTCCAAACGTCGCTACAATGTGTCTAAAAACAACGCAGTTTTTGAATCAGAGGAGTTTGAAGGGAATGAGGGCGCAGTTTTTTTCAACCTTCTCCCCGCAGAGTGCCTGCAGATGACTCTTTCTTCGCATGTACCCAGCAGTTTCAGAATTCGAATATCTGCAGTGGGGAATGTCAGTGGAATTCAGCTGCCTGACACAATGGTGTCGTTGACTTTTTCTGGAAAGTGGAATACGCTCCTTAAAGCAAAGCGATTTTCTGACGATATTTTGCGACTTCGCACGATTGATGGTGAGCGCACTATCAGCCTTgtgcttgctctctctcaAGCCACTGGCGACAGTCCTCCTTTCCCACACGGAGTGCTTGGTTGGAACGGTACGTCTACCAACGTTGTTGATACAACCAAACCAGGGTTTTCCACCCAACAGGAAAAGAACACTCTCTGCGTACACAGCTTTGTGCTTACTCTTGCTGCAGGTGAAAGTATCTTTCTCCTTCCTTATTGCTGCGGAGGTCGATGTCCTGATGGTTATGATCTTACGGTTTTCTGCGAGGAGAGGTTTGCCCAGAGCAGAGTGAAAACGACCTCTGTACTGTGatgtaaaaaaaaaaaaagtattGAATATACTTTATTTTTACACATTCACATGTGAAACAGAAAACAATAGACCAAGGATGATACTAAAACACTGAAAATCTTGCAGTGGAACCATTAGtaatgtttttttttctccctcgaGTGCATTTACCCTAGCAAGGGAGTTCACAGCCTGCTCTTTAAGATGTTTGGTGTTGCAAATAATGTATCGGCGATAGGGACAAGGTAGGTGCTATGAAATGAACTCTACTACTCTTACAATCACActcttgcttctctctctttgttaCAGAGTtgatatatatatatatatattgtTATATCCGGGCCTTCGTTTTTCTCGCAAAGTTTTGGGTCCCTTCTGATGGAACACTGTGGCAAGAGTGATTCTTTAGTTCTCGCTTCTTGCTTGCCCTCGGTAGCCGATGCCTCACAGGCGGCACTTTGATCGAACCAGTCGTCTAGGATCATGGATCTCGCTAGGAACAGAAgctctttttcgctttgcGGAGTTGGAGGACTACTCCAACACGCTTCCGTTCAAGTTCGATAATTCTCTGATGGCACACAGTGGATACGGTGGGCTTgttgctcttttttctcctaGAGCGTGTAATTTTTCAACAAACGAGAACTCTATCTTCCTCTTTCATCTCGCCGGAACTCCTTTGCAGAAACGCCCCCGTATTCAATTAAAGGCGATTGAAAGGGTCATCTACATGACATGGAACAAGGCAGCTGATCACTTAATAGTTGTTTTGAATACAGGATTCGTCCACTTTTACAACTactgcggcgcagcagcagcgccatcttTGCCGATGGAAATACCAATTGCCTGTACATCGTGTGATAATGGGTTTGTTGCACTTGTTGACACGGCAACTGAAGCGAAGCTTGTACTCGTACACCTTGGACGACAAAAGGAGTACACGATGCGAGAACTCTCTTTGCCACAGAGCATTCGCCAATTCATGACCACCATCGCGCTCGTCGCCCTCGAAAGCGTTGACAAAGAAGAGACAAAAGAGGTGTTTCTTTCTTATACACCATGGTCCTCGAACTCATTTATTTGCCGGTGCCTTTTCGGAGCGTCGAACTCATCCTTCTTAGAACTCGCTGTACCAGTTGAAGGAGGACGCGTTCTAGGGATGTGTCGCTCGCCTACCAGTCGTGCCGTCGCGTTCATGATGCTAGATGGATCGTTATACTCGACAAGTAGTGGATTCTCTGAGGTTTCGCTGCTTAGGCGCACCGACGTGACTCTGGAAAGTTTTCTGCAAATGACGTGGTGTGGAGGTCATTGCGTTGCATACCTACAGCGAATGCAGTACGGTGGCGCGTTGGATGAGGGTGAGGACTGCCCCTGCTCGCTTTTCTTGATGAACGTCGATGAACCTGACAACAATGACTGCATCTCTGATTTACCGTTTGACGCCTGTCTTCTTCCCGAGAAGGACGGCGCTTGGGTGCTTTCGCGGGAGAAGCTGTTTTTCTTGCAGGTGGCACCGCTTGCCGTTCAGCGCGTCTTTTCTGTCGCTTCGAGGGCTGCTGGGGCGATGCTTGTCGCAACCTACGACGAGTTCATGACCGGCGATGCGTCTGCGGTGCGGATGCTACGAAATCTTGAGCGTGCTTCAGGTGCCCTGGTGGAAGCGGTAGCCGAATgcgttgctgcagctggtTTTGAGTttgatgcggcgcagcagaagcgGCTGTTGCGAATCGCTGCATTTGGTCGCACATTTTGTTCCCTCTGTGATTCAAGCGCATTTGTGGCCATGTCAAAGCGACTGCGTGTGCGCAATCATCTTCGCCTTGAGCCGCTTGGAATGATTGTGACTGACCAGCAGCTCACTGATCTCGGTGAGGCACGCCTTCTACAGCGTCTTACTGTGTGCAATGAGCACCAGGTAGCCTTTTGTGTGGCAGAAGCTATTGGGTCAGATGTCAAGCTGGTGATGCTGGACTGGGCGATGTGCAGGCTGGCGCGTGTCTCAGTTCAcaacaaggaggaggagcgagaggTCGCAAAGCAAATAGTTAAGAAGCTGAAGGCGTGTAGTTTCACTTCATTCGCAGAGCTGGCACAGCAGGCCAAGGTCGCCGgccgcggcaccgccgcggtggtACTGCTGGATGCGGAAGTGAACCCCTCTCAGCAAGTGACAATGCTGCTTAGCATTGGCGAGCCTGACATGGCCCTGAAGCGTGCCATTCACGCCGCTGACGCGGACCTAGTGTTCACGGTCATGGTTCACATGATCCGCAACCGTGGGTCCACTGCACTTGCCAGCTTGACAGCGCATAAAACCACGTGCGATCTGCTTCTGCAATACGTGGGGGTGTGCGAAGGCAGTCAGCAGCTCATGGCTGAGTGCTTCAACAAGCACCCACGAGTTCAGGCATACTTTCATCTGTGCAGCTACTTTCGCGAGGAAGCACGGCTGGGACACGCACTGTCGCAGTCGATGGAAAGCGGAAGCTGGGAAATGTTGCAAGAATGCAAAGGCGTGGACATCCAGGCTGCTATTGTCTCAACTAAGAGGGCTGTGGAACACAGCCCACGCTCGCAACCAACCACCACAGCCTTTTCTCCGATCGTCGGTAGCGGGATTCCGTTCCCGCTTTCCATGATCGAGGAGCGCTTTTTGCAGCTGCAGAACAACCTCCTTGAAGAGCAGACCCAGCTCATGAACGAATACAAGGACTACCGCTTCTTACaggccagcgccgccgacacAATCCGCTACGCTTTTGAGCATGGACGCACTTCTGTTGCGCAGCGGTTGAAGACTGCGTTTTGCGTGCCAGAGAAGATGTTTCAACGATGTATGCTCAGTGCGTACTTGTGCACTGGCCAGTGGGAGCTCATAGACGACATGAGCGGCATCTCGTCTAGCAAGAAGACGCTGCTTGACGGCGAGGCCTTTGTCACCGCCTTGCTTTCATACAAGCGCCCACAGCAGGCAAAACAGTACATTTCGCGCATTCCAAAGATTGAGACGCGAATGGAGTACTACGTTCTCTGCAGCGACTGGttcggtgccgctgccgactgCAAGCGGAACAATGACCCCGATTTACTGACGCAGCTGAAGGACCGCGCCAAAGGTAATCCAGATGTACTGCGCCAGATTGAAGAGGGCTGGTGCACACTGACCCAAACTACAGGTATCAGCTTTCCCAAGTTCTTTTAGCACCATGTCTTTACACAGAagcgagcagcagagaggTGCTTCCCCTTCCTGGTACCATGACTATCGActcctctttttgttttttgcATTTCCTCTTTTGCAAGTTGACCTCGAGCGCAtttcgttgctgctgtcacGAGAGTTTTAGAGCTCTACCGACAACGTTCTGTGTCTGCTTTACTTTCATTGACCTTACAGGAGTGGCACTTCCGACCTGTGGTGCGCGGCGACGGAAACAGTTTCTTGTGTcatcttttcctcttcccagTAAGGGTTGCGCTACACTTTACATTGCGCAAGGTAGGACGCCTCCTCATGCATAGGAAGTGTGTTGCACACGCCGTGTGTGGATGCCGTTGTGTGTTCTCCCTCACCATCGATCGGGagtggaaagaaaaacaaaagacgCGAAATGGCGTTGTTCGCTTGCCATGCGTTTTCTCAACCCAAGGCGTACGCGAACCGTGTCGCTATCTCTTCCGACCATCGCGTGTTTGAGATGGGTTAAACGAAAGGTTCGCGGGGCTTCCTTTTGGTCTTGGAAGCATGTCCACTCTCCACCACGCACTGCAGCTCCCTCTTCTACCTttgtcctcttttttttttcatgtctctttcccttcgtGGACTTCTGacaccgaaaaaaaaactgtTACGAGTTCTTCACGCATAAGCGAGGACGGGTGAAACAAACCACACAAACAGGATCGAATTAAAAAAGCACAGCTGTACGCCTCCTTCGTatccttttcttcccccaTTCGTGTTCTTGTAGTTGCAAAAAACCTTTGCTTTATACACCTCCAGAGAGGGTGATCACCTGTCGGGCGCAGGCTCCGTCAGAGAGTGATCCAGATTGTCTACTATTATCTGCCTTTCTTCTTGTACATTTTGCTCCTTTTATTCAAGGATATCCTTACCAGTCATTGTAGAACACCATGGTCACCAAGGTTGAGGCTTCCAAATGGAGGCTGAGTGACTTGGAGATGCGTGAGACGGTCGGCACCGGGACTTTCGGGCGAGTACGCTTGGTGAGGCACAAGGGAACAGGCCAATACGCGGCCCTCAAGATCCTCAAGAAGCAGGAGGTACTCCGAATGAAACAGGTTGACCACGTGATGGCGGAGGCAAGTCTTCTCCAGGAGATCGATCACCCTTTCATTGTTAACATGCTACGGGGATACATGGACAAGAACCGGCTGTACATTCTTCTCGAATACGTGGTAGGCGGCGAGCTGTTCTCGCATCTCCGCAAGGCCGGCAAGTTTCCTAATGATGTATCGAAGTTCTACTGCGCGGAGGTGATCCTAGCGTTTGACTACTTGCACAGCAAGACAATCGTTTACCGCGATCTGAAACCGGAGAACATCCTCCTCGACCAGGACGGCAATATAAAGATTACAGATTTTGGTTTCGCAAAGCGCGTGGCGGAGCGTACGTTTACGCTTTGCGGCACACCCGAGTACCTAGCCCCCGAGATCATTCAGAGCAAGGGGCACAACAAGGCTGTCGACTGGTGGGCGCTGGGGATCCTGCTCTACGAAATGCTGGTTGGCTACCCACCGTTCTTCGACGACAGCCCGATGAAAATTTACGAAAAGATCCTTGTAGGCAAGGTTCTCTTCCCGCGGTGGGTAGACTCAAAGGCCCGAGACTTCATCAAGGGCCTTCTGTCCCTCGATCCCACGAAGCGTCTCGGCAATCTGCCCAACGGTGCCGAGGACATCAAGAACCACAAGTACTTTGCGGAAGTGGACTGGAACGTAGTGCTGTCCAAGAAGATCCCCGCGCCAATCCCGGTGCGGCAGCACAAGGAAGGTGACACCCACTACTTCGACAAATACCCCGACAGCCCACTCAACGCTTTTCGGACTTTGACTGCATCACAGCAGGATTGCTTCGCCAATTTCTGCAACGGCCAGTATACGGACGACTAGTTTCCTGTGTCTGTTTCCAAGGCGTTAAGGTGCGGAAGGCAGGGAGCGACGAGCATGTGTAGACCCCTTTCACACGGTCAGTTGCGTTGCATTCCTCCTGTTAGCTATGTTGATGTGCG is from Leishmania braziliensis MHOM/BR/75/M2904 complete genome, chromosome 18 and encodes:
- a CDS encoding putative vacuolar protein sorting complex subunit gives rise to the protein MPHRRHFDRTSRLGSWISLGTEALFRFAELEDYSNTLPFKFDNSLMAHSGYGGLVALFSPRACNFSTNENSIFLFHLAGTPLQKRPRIQLKAIERVIYMTWNKAADHLIVVLNTGFVHFYNYCGAAAAPSLPMEIPIACTSCDNGFVALVDTATEAKLVLVHLGRQKEYTMRELSLPQSIRQFMTTIALVALESVDKEETKEVFLSYTPWSSNSFICRCLFGASNSSFLELAVPVEGGRVLGMCRSPTSRAVAFMMLDGSLYSTSSGFSEVSLLRRTDVTLESFLQMTWCGGHCVAYLQRMQYGGALDEGEDCPCSLFLMNVDEPDNNDCISDLPFDACLLPEKDGAWVLSREKLFFLQVAPLAVQRVFSVASRAAGAMLVATYDEFMTGDASAVRMLRNLERASGALVEAVAECVAAAGFEFDAAQQKRLLRIAAFGRTFCSLCDSSAFVAMSKRLRVRNHLRLEPLGMIVTDQQLTDLGEARLLQRLTVCNEHQVAFCVAEAIGSDVKLVMLDWAMCRLARVSVHNKEEEREVAKQIVKKLKACSFTSFAELAQQAKVAGRGTAAVVLLDAEVNPSQQVTMLLSIGEPDMALKRAIHAADADLVFTVMVHMIRNRGSTALASLTAHKTTCDLLLQYVGVCEGSQQLMAECFNKHPRVQAYFHLCSYFREEARLGHALSQSMESGSWEMLQECKGVDIQAAIVSTKRAVEHSPRSQPTTTAFSPIVGSGIPFPLSMIEERFLQLQNNLLEEQTQLMNEYKDYRFLQASAADTIRYAFEHGRTSVAQRLKTAFCVPEKMFQRCMLSAYLCTGQWELIDDMSGISSSKKTLLDGEAFVTALLSYKRPQQAKQYISRIPKIETRMEYYVLCSDWFGAAADCKRNNDPDLLTQLKDRAKGNPDVLRQIEEGWCTLTQTTGISFPKFF
- a CDS encoding protein kinase A catalytic subunit, whose product is MVTKVEASKWRLSDLEMRETVGTGTFGRVRLVRHKGTGQYAALKILKKQEVLRMKQVDHVMAEASLLQEIDHPFIVNMLRGYMDKNRLYILLEYVVGGELFSHLRKAGKFPNDVSKFYCAEVILAFDYLHSKTIVYRDLKPENILLDQDGNIKITDFGFAKRVAERTFTLCGTPEYLAPEIIQSKGHNKAVDWWALGILLYEMLVGYPPFFDDSPMKIYEKILVGKVLFPRWVDSKARDFIKGLLSLDPTKRLGNLPNGAEDIKNHKYFAEVDWNVVLSKKIPAPIPVRQHKEGDTHYFDKYPDSPLNAFRTLTASQQDCFANFCNGQYTDD
- a CDS encoding putative calpain-like cysteine peptidase, which gives rise to MAATQKQTYLSVCKQLNEPPLRQLLETLEYGDARLDVSGIYLPRRHFRCFLHFIEERPDIEELILDGVDVGVKEAKLLKEHLLSSCVTKLSLQRIKLDSASANIIRQLCIENSNLVSVMLPETYLPSYLVDEIMLIVDLNRLNVESLRSTNTAGVLQGTSTIARWKLCRGKKDHSFSSALQLSSSETKRVVDDFVTSYKSVFIDFSFQPDTFNHPVAGIEAIRWSTYCGLSMFHKGERDGSKGLFSPSSHYNNQNLCATLNILRFYDILSKSLLLERYPQPGLYVFRLFVDGLPVEICVDDLVPCVYVNGRCIVVGLSSCCSPFYAAILEKAVAKAIGGYRYLQELLLCDYIELLTGCTCFEVNLLRRSPISTTFDTLRSLNEDGHKLVAYAIPRTLIEERILEDSGMCCRIPFTILKTDICQKHDAHYVFLVQLAAPLTGRLLKYAFEYGIYKTEEVNGNCVFWLTFENFAAVFERVFLLLWPFDDAVLNHKTTVEFQAASEFLSVSSQFAKNSSFLIQNEGGSSTPVMVSLVASSAPHTQIGAQCLFYKGVGAGNEASKRRYNVSKNNAVFESEEFEGNEGAVFFNLLPAECLQMTLSSHVPSSFRIRISAVGNVSGIQLPDTMVSLTFSGKWNTLLKAKRFSDDILRLRTIDGERTISLVLALSQATGDSPPFPHGVLGWNGTSTNVVDTTKPGFSTQQEKNTLCVHSFVLTLAAGESIFLLPYCCGGRCPDGYDLTVFCEERFAQSRVKTTSVL